A DNA window from Polyangium spumosum contains the following coding sequences:
- a CDS encoding adenylate/guanylate cyclase domain-containing protein, whose amino-acid sequence MAGAGSAFVWLFGAGERQGGYPETFDDELAFQSWKILRVSGLICTLAWLPYLRLDEALHPELPSLLLLRLSLSFAGALALLFSFLPSAPRHASRALFVLCMCLECTTGLITGLTSGKSPYLGGFLFVLMLVPLAPVRRRYAWGMLGAAILVFWVSGMVAGMDFEGPERSYSLQDLGAAALVSGVFVHLSDRLRRQGWAKGSTVQRQNEEIARDKAKIDSLLCNILPAPIASELTRDGSVKPVFHEEATIVFADFVGFTGKAATMPPEALVAALDAYFCRFDGIADRSCVEKLKTIGDAYMVAAGLPEATATHAVDACLFALRIRRDVEGHEGPFHGVRIGVHSGPLMAGMVGSKKFAYDVWGDTVNTAARMESSGEVWRINVSRRTYERVKDFFEVTARGAVSVKGKGELDMYFLERILPELSRDERGLEPNEAFWERHHALQSNVLVSGGDPRKDAPEE is encoded by the coding sequence ATGGCGGGCGCGGGCAGTGCCTTCGTGTGGCTGTTCGGCGCGGGGGAGCGCCAGGGCGGCTACCCGGAGACGTTCGACGACGAGCTCGCGTTTCAGTCCTGGAAGATCCTCCGGGTCTCCGGGCTCATCTGCACCCTCGCGTGGCTACCGTACCTGCGCCTCGACGAGGCGCTGCACCCCGAGCTCCCGTCGCTCCTTTTGCTCCGGCTCTCCCTCTCGTTCGCCGGCGCCCTGGCGCTCCTCTTTTCGTTCCTCCCGTCGGCGCCGCGACACGCGAGCCGCGCGCTCTTCGTGCTCTGCATGTGCCTCGAGTGCACGACGGGGCTCATCACGGGGCTCACCAGCGGCAAAAGCCCGTACCTCGGCGGTTTTTTGTTCGTGCTCATGCTCGTGCCGCTCGCGCCCGTGCGGCGGCGTTACGCGTGGGGCATGCTCGGCGCGGCGATCCTGGTCTTCTGGGTCTCGGGCATGGTCGCGGGCATGGACTTCGAGGGGCCCGAGCGCAGTTATTCGCTCCAGGACCTCGGCGCCGCGGCCCTGGTCTCCGGGGTGTTCGTGCACCTGAGCGACAGGCTGCGGCGGCAGGGCTGGGCGAAGGGGAGCACGGTGCAGCGGCAGAACGAGGAGATCGCGCGGGACAAGGCGAAGATCGACTCGCTGCTCTGCAACATCCTGCCGGCGCCGATCGCCTCCGAGCTCACGCGCGACGGCTCGGTGAAGCCCGTCTTCCACGAGGAGGCGACCATCGTCTTCGCCGATTTCGTGGGCTTCACGGGGAAGGCCGCGACCATGCCGCCCGAGGCGCTCGTCGCCGCGCTCGACGCCTACTTTTGCCGCTTCGACGGGATCGCCGATCGCTCGTGCGTGGAGAAGCTGAAGACCATCGGCGACGCGTACATGGTCGCGGCGGGCCTGCCCGAGGCGACGGCGACACACGCCGTCGACGCTTGCCTCTTCGCGCTCCGGATCCGGCGCGACGTCGAGGGCCACGAGGGGCCGTTCCACGGCGTGCGAATCGGCGTGCACTCGGGGCCGCTGATGGCCGGCATGGTGGGCTCGAAGAAATTCGCCTACGACGTGTGGGGCGACACGGTGAACACGGCGGCCCGGATGGAGTCGTCGGGCGAGGTTTGGCGCATCAACGTCTCGCGGAGGACGTACGAGCGGGTGAAGGATTTTTTCGAGGTGACGGCGCGCGGGGCGGTCTCGGTCAAGGGCAAGGGCGAGCTCGACATGTATTTCCTGGAGCGAATCCTGCCCGAGCTCAGCCGAGACGAACGGGGCCTCGAGCCCAACGAGGCGTTCTGGGAGCGCCACCACGCGCTGCAATCGAATGTGCTTGTCTCGGGCGGCGATCCCCGGAAGGATGCGCCCGAGGAGTGA